The following coding sequences are from one Methanobrevibacter wolinii SH window:
- a CDS encoding universal stress protein, with amino-acid sequence MFNKILIASDGSSTASKAIDTGVDIASKYGADIAALYIIDPFKMSYDDGDDQGGVVLDSITEKGHENNLKVVEHIITADPINDFKVMIQKINPDLVVIGQFGNSLDNKTNYEKNIGSVASKVLEVSDVPVLLVK; translated from the coding sequence ATGTTTAATAAAATATTAATTGCAAGTGATGGTTCTTCTACTGCTAGTAAAGCTATTGATACTGGTGTAGATATTGCATCTAAATATGGTGCTGATATTGCTGCATTATATATTATTGACCCATTTAAAATGTCTTATGATGATGGTGACGATCAAGGTGGAGTTGTTCTTGATAGTATTACTGAAAAAGGTCATGAAAATAATCTTAAAGTAGTTGAACATATTATTACAGCTGATCCTATTAATGATTTTAAGGTTATGATTCAAAAGATTAATCCTGACTTAGTAGTTATTGGACAATTTGGGAATTCTTTAGATAATAAAACTAATTATGAAAAGAATATTGGTAGTGTTGCATCTAAAGTTCTTGAGGTTTCTGATGTTCCAGTATTACTTGTAAAATAA
- a CDS encoding rubredoxin, which produces MAKYKCKVCGYIYDTETGEERRDVAPGTAWEDVPEGFKCPLCGAAKKMFKEI; this is translated from the coding sequence ATGGCAAAATATAAATGTAAAGTCTGTGGTTATATATATGATACTGAAACTGGTGAAGAACGTAGAGATGTAGCTCCTGGAACTGCATGGGAAGATGTTCCTGAAGGTTTCAAATGTCCTTTATGTGGCGCAGCTAAAAAAATGTTTAAAGAAATTTAG
- a CDS encoding rubredoxin yields MAVYVCKVCGYRYDEDVEGVAFADLPDDYICPVCGVGKDQFVEE; encoded by the coding sequence ATGGCAGTATATGTTTGTAAAGTCTGTGGATACAGATATGATGAAGATGTTGAAGGTGTTGCTTTCGCAGATTTACCTGATGATTACATATGCCCTGTTTGTGGTGTAGGTAAAGATCAATTTGTAGAAGAATAG
- a CDS encoding ferritin produces MVNEVMEKALNEQLNAELYSAYLYLSMAAYFNDNDLPGFANYMEVQAKEEQDHAIKFYNYIIRRGAKVTLTTIEGPKTEWESNLEVMEHVLKHEQYVTSLINNLVDLAIEQKDHATNNFLQWYVNEQVEEEENAMDCLAKVKIAKDNPQVLYDLNNEFGARVYTPLAPEDQ; encoded by the coding sequence ATGGTTAATGAAGTTATGGAAAAAGCTTTAAACGAACAATTAAATGCAGAATTATACTCAGCTTATTTATACTTATCAATGGCTGCTTATTTTAATGATAATGATTTACCAGGATTTGCTAATTACATGGAAGTTCAAGCTAAAGAAGAACAAGATCATGCTATAAAATTCTATAATTATATTATTAGAAGAGGAGCAAAAGTTACTTTAACTACTATTGAAGGTCCTAAAACTGAATGGGAAAGTAACCTTGAAGTAATGGAACATGTTTTAAAACATGAACAATATGTAACTAGTTTAATTAATAATTTAGTTGATTTAGCTATTGAACAAAAAGATCATGCTACTAATAATTTCTTACAATGGTATGTAAATGAACAAGTAGAAGAAGAAGAAAATGCTATGGATTGTTTAGCTAAAGTTAAAATAGCTAAAGATAATCCTCAAGTATTATATGATCTTAATAATGAATTTGGTGCAAGAGTTTATACTCCACTTGCTCCAGAAGATCAATAA
- a CDS encoding phenylacetate--CoA ligase family protein: protein MLWDEKAECMERDEINEMQLKKLQKIVKYAFDNVPYYHKKYTECEVFPEDIETLDDIEKLPFTTKDDLRESYPFGMFAVDKKKILEIHSSSGTTGKPVVSGYTKKDLDYWSELMARGLTNWGLTDEDIIQNTHGYGLFTGGFGIHYGAQKIGATVVPISTGQTRRQVELMNDFNTTCLVVTPSYGLYIGEVAKEEGYDPRDLGLKVIGFGSEMWTEEMRQRLQDTFGVPAYNIYGLTEMMGPGVGIECTEQNGLHIAEDFYYPEIIDSNTGKHLPEGTKGELVLTNLQREGMPIIRFRTKDVTALHYEPCKCGKTFCRMERITGRTDDMIKVKGVAVFPSQIEKALLKVSEAEPHYQIIVTRPDTLDQIEVKVETSPDLFSDDVTEMLGIQKKIGSYIQNEIGIKVKVTLVEPKSIPRSEAKAVRVIDKRNFND from the coding sequence ATGTTATGGGATGAAAAAGCCGAATGTATGGAAAGAGATGAAATTAATGAAATGCAATTGAAAAAATTACAAAAAATTGTAAAATATGCATTTGATAATGTTCCATACTATCATAAAAAATATACTGAATGTGAAGTGTTTCCAGAGGATATTGAAACCTTAGATGATATTGAAAAACTTCCATTCACTACTAAAGATGATTTAAGGGAGTCTTATCCCTTTGGAATGTTTGCTGTTGATAAAAAGAAAATTCTTGAAATTCATTCTTCAAGTGGAACTACTGGTAAACCTGTTGTAAGTGGATATACTAAAAAAGACTTAGATTACTGGTCTGAACTTATGGCTAGAGGATTAACTAATTGGGGATTAACTGATGAAGATATAATTCAAAATACTCATGGTTATGGTTTATTTACTGGTGGTTTTGGTATTCATTATGGTGCACAAAAAATAGGTGCAACAGTTGTACCAATATCAACAGGTCAAACACGTCGTCAAGTTGAACTTATGAATGATTTTAATACTACTTGTTTAGTTGTTACTCCATCTTATGGATTATATATTGGAGAAGTTGCTAAAGAAGAAGGTTATGATCCTAGAGATTTAGGTCTTAAAGTCATTGGTTTTGGTTCAGAAATGTGGACTGAAGAAATGAGACAAAGACTTCAAGATACTTTCGGTGTACCTGCATATAATATTTATGGACTTACTGAAATGATGGGTCCTGGTGTAGGTATTGAATGTACAGAACAAAATGGTTTACATATTGCTGAGGATTTTTATTATCCTGAAATTATTGATTCAAATACTGGTAAACATTTACCTGAAGGTACTAAAGGTGAACTTGTATTAACTAACCTTCAAAGGGAAGGTATGCCTATTATTAGATTTAGGACTAAGGATGTTACTGCTTTACATTATGAACCATGTAAATGTGGTAAAACATTTTGTAGGATGGAAAGAATCACTGGAAGAACAGATGATATGATTAAAGTTAAAGGAGTTGCAGTATTCCCATCTCAAATTGAGAAAGCACTTCTTAAAGTTTCTGAAGCTGAACCTCATTATCAAATTATTGTTACTCGTCCAGATACACTTGATCAAATTGAAGTTAAAGTTGAAACTTCTCCTGATTTATTTAGTGATGATGTAACTGAAATGCTTGGAATTCAGAAAAAAATAGGTAGTTATATTCAAAATGAAATTGGAATTAAAGTTAAAGTTACTCTTGTAGAACCTAAATCTATTCCAAGAAGTGAAGCAAAAGCTGTAAGAGTTATTGATAAACGTAATTTTAATGATTAG
- a CDS encoding ACT domain-containing protein: MNFKENYEDLKLKQLSIFLTNNKGKLYRVLNLLAENDINIRALSLADTSEFGILRLIVDNPTKGQKVLEENNYTFKISPTIGVELNDVPGGLSAILKVLYDNDINLDYLYAFTHEKTDNAIVLLSTHDLNLLIDVLDENKIYIVPSDEVYHL; this comes from the coding sequence ATGAATTTTAAAGAGAATTATGAAGATTTAAAATTGAAACAACTTTCAATTTTCTTAACAAATAATAAAGGTAAATTATATAGAGTATTAAATTTACTTGCAGAAAATGATATTAATATTAGGGCATTATCACTTGCAGATACCTCTGAATTTGGTATTTTAAGATTAATTGTTGACAATCCTACTAAAGGTCAAAAAGTACTTGAAGAAAATAATTATACTTTTAAAATTTCACCAACTATTGGTGTAGAATTAAATGATGTTCCTGGTGGTTTATCTGCTATTTTAAAAGTATTATATGATAATGATATAAATCTTGATTATCTTTATGCATTTACTCATGAAAAAACTGATAATGCTATAGTACTTTTAAGTACTCATGATTTAAATTTACTTATTGATGTTTTAGATGAAAATAAAATTTATATTGTACCTTCTGATGAGGTATATCATTTATAA
- the hisS gene encoding histidine--tRNA ligase → MEFTRPRGTRDFLFDEMSQRKQVENKLRNVFENYGYGEVNTPLFEELKLFTTKSGEEIVDQLYNFKDKSDRELALRPEITAAIARLYLNELSKTAKPIKLYYYGSCFRYERPQKGRFRQFWQFGCELIGAKSPEGEAEVIAMANESIEELGIDTAEIHINHLGIIRGLFAHYGISQDKSREVMIVVDKGDKDLLKEALTGEDAIIDNMELANILLELIDMVGTSDIYDDIKSLVGGFDECLEPLAELKDLINTLKSFGVDNYKINLGVARGLDYYIGIVFEIYVPELGSQKQVCGGGTYSLIKLFGGDDVVSTGFAFGFDRLMDAIEACGKLPEPNNNVDVFVAPISKETRQISYNIGQRLRSAGIATDIDLSRKKFKKLLSYANKLGVKYTILIGNNDVQNRQVTVKDMDSGNQELVDIKDVVDYILDRL, encoded by the coding sequence GTGGAATTTACAAGACCAAGAGGTACTAGAGATTTTCTATTTGATGAAATGTCACAAAGAAAACAAGTAGAAAACAAGTTAAGAAATGTTTTTGAAAATTATGGTTATGGGGAAGTTAATACTCCTTTATTTGAAGAATTAAAATTATTTACAACTAAATCTGGAGAAGAAATTGTAGATCAATTATATAATTTTAAGGATAAATCAGATAGAGAACTTGCATTAAGACCTGAAATTACTGCAGCGATTGCAAGATTATATCTTAATGAATTATCAAAAACAGCTAAACCAATTAAACTTTATTATTATGGTAGTTGTTTCAGATATGAAAGACCTCAAAAAGGAAGATTTAGACAATTTTGGCAATTTGGTTGTGAACTTATAGGTGCTAAATCTCCAGAAGGTGAAGCTGAAGTTATTGCTATGGCTAATGAATCAATTGAAGAGTTAGGTATTGATACTGCTGAGATTCATATTAACCATTTAGGTATTATTCGTGGTTTATTTGCTCATTATGGTATTTCACAAGATAAATCTCGTGAAGTTATGATTGTTGTTGATAAAGGTGATAAAGATTTATTAAAAGAAGCTTTAACTGGTGAAGATGCAATCATTGATAATATGGAACTTGCTAATATTCTTCTTGAATTAATTGATATGGTTGGTACTAGTGATATATATGATGATATTAAATCTTTAGTTGGAGGATTTGATGAATGTTTAGAACCTCTTGCAGAATTAAAAGATTTAATTAATACTCTTAAAAGTTTTGGTGTAGATAATTACAAGATTAATCTTGGTGTAGCACGTGGACTTGACTATTATATTGGTATTGTATTTGAGATTTATGTACCTGAATTAGGTAGTCAAAAACAAGTTTGTGGTGGTGGAACTTACAGTTTAATTAAACTCTTTGGTGGAGATGATGTTGTAAGTACTGGATTTGCATTTGGTTTTGATAGATTAATGGATGCTATTGAAGCTTGTGGTAAATTACCTGAACCTAATAATAATGTTGATGTTTTTGTTGCACCAATATCAAAAGAAACTAGACAAATCTCTTATAATATTGGTCAAAGATTACGTAGTGCAGGTATTGCAACAGATATTGATTTATCACGTAAAAAATTCAAAAAATTATTAAGTTATGCAAATAAACTTGGTGTAAAATACACTATTCTTATAGGAAATAATGATGTTCAAAATAGACAAGTTACTGTTAAAGATATGGATTCTGGAAATCAAGAACTTGTAGATATTAAAGATGTTGTTGATTATATTCTTGATAGATTGTAA
- the hisI gene encoding phosphoribosyl-AMP cyclohydrolase, with translation MEFNFRHEKNGEKLIIAVAQDYQTNEVLMVAFMNKQALEDTIKTKKAHYYSTSRNQQWMKGESSGNIQNVKEIYVDCDADTVVLKVDQVGAACHEGYKSCFFREINNIENLDIDNVSDDDIKIIQERLFDPKDMYK, from the coding sequence ATGGAATTTAATTTTAGACATGAAAAAAATGGTGAAAAGTTAATTATTGCTGTAGCTCAGGATTATCAGACTAATGAAGTTTTAATGGTTGCATTTATGAATAAACAAGCTTTAGAAGATACAATTAAAACTAAAAAGGCACATTATTATAGTACATCTAGAAATCAGCAATGGATGAAAGGTGAAAGTTCTGGTAATATTCAGAATGTTAAAGAGATTTATGTTGATTGTGATGCGGATACTGTTGTTTTAAAAGTAGATCAAGTAGGTGCAGCATGTCATGAAGGATATAAATCTTGTTTCTTTAGGGAAATTAATAATATTGAAAATTTAGATATTGATAATGTATCTGATGATGATATTAAAATCATTCAAGAAAGATTGTTTGATCCTAAAGATATGTATAAATAG
- a CDS encoding PINc/VapC family ATPase — MDYEYEEESIRLVPDTSAVIEGIISKVIEEYDYPEIIIPQAVVAELEYQANKKRPTGITGLHELQKLQSLEDNGDISITFVGKRPSNYEISLAKTGEIDAMIRDVANTELGILITSDKIQAETAKALGIPVKYYKQKFKGNMELSISKYFDDLTMSVHLKENVEPYVKKGMPGHIKLEKFSNEKITYKELGNIAEEILEKERYDPKTYLEADLEGAMVVQSGEYRISIAMPPFSEAMEITVVRPIADVSLDDYNLSDKLMERLKNNAEGILISGEPGAGKSTFAQAVAEFYKDNGKVVKTMESPRDLQVSNEITQYAPLEGDMEKTADILLLVRPDFTIYDELRKSYDFSIFADMRLAGVGMIGVVHATRPIDGIQRIANRIELGIIPSVVDTTIFIEDGQVKTVYENRLTIKVPSGMVESDLARPVIEVRDFETGELKNEIYTYGEQTIVMDMDLIDNSTDDNDKTPVEKIAEREIIRRMKHYVPGANIYADIISPDRVNIYVDEKYIPKIIGKNGKRIADIERDIGISIGMESLEDLIKEEPFQVEYSITKKHIIFHFGKENVGRSFDILVNGKYLFTGTVSKHGEIKIRKTLDLGETILDAIDFGFPITAVYKDF; from the coding sequence ATGGATTATGAATATGAAGAGGAATCAATAAGATTAGTACCAGATACTAGTGCTGTTATTGAAGGAATTATTTCTAAAGTTATTGAAGAATATGATTATCCAGAAATTATTATACCACAAGCAGTAGTTGCAGAGCTTGAATACCAAGCAAATAAAAAAAGACCTACAGGAATTACAGGATTACATGAGCTTCAAAAACTTCAATCTTTAGAAGATAATGGAGATATTTCAATTACTTTTGTTGGTAAACGTCCATCTAACTATGAAATATCACTTGCTAAAACTGGTGAAATTGATGCTATGATTCGTGATGTTGCAAATACTGAATTAGGTATTTTAATTACAAGTGATAAAATTCAAGCAGAAACTGCTAAAGCATTAGGAATTCCTGTAAAATATTATAAACAGAAATTTAAAGGAAATATGGAATTATCTATATCTAAATATTTTGATGATTTAACAATGTCAGTTCATCTTAAAGAAAATGTAGAACCATATGTAAAAAAAGGTATGCCTGGACATATTAAACTTGAAAAGTTTTCTAATGAAAAAATCACCTATAAAGAGTTAGGGAATATTGCAGAAGAAATTCTTGAAAAAGAAAGATATGACCCTAAAACATATCTTGAAGCAGATTTAGAAGGAGCAATGGTTGTACAATCTGGAGAATATAGAATTTCAATTGCAATGCCTCCATTTTCTGAAGCTATGGAAATAACTGTTGTAAGACCTATTGCTGATGTTTCACTTGATGATTATAATTTAAGTGATAAATTAATGGAAAGATTAAAAAATAATGCTGAAGGTATATTAATATCTGGTGAACCGGGTGCAGGTAAATCTACATTTGCTCAGGCTGTAGCAGAATTCTATAAAGATAATGGTAAAGTTGTTAAAACTATGGAGTCTCCAAGAGATTTACAAGTCTCTAATGAGATAACCCAATATGCACCTTTAGAAGGAGATATGGAGAAGACTGCAGATATCCTTCTTCTTGTAAGACCTGACTTTACAATATATGATGAACTTAGAAAATCTTATGATTTCTCAATCTTTGCAGATATGCGTCTTGCAGGTGTAGGTATGATTGGTGTTGTACATGCAACAAGACCAATTGATGGAATACAAAGAATTGCAAATAGAATAGAACTTGGTATAATACCTAGTGTTGTTGATACTACAATCTTTATAGAAGATGGTCAAGTTAAAACTGTATATGAAAATCGTTTAACAATTAAAGTTCCAAGTGGTATGGTTGAATCTGATCTTGCTCGTCCTGTAATTGAGGTACGTGACTTTGAAACGGGTGAACTTAAAAATGAAATTTATACTTATGGTGAACAGACCATTGTTATGGATATGGATTTAATTGATAATTCTACAGATGATAATGATAAAACTCCTGTTGAGAAAATAGCTGAAAGAGAAATTATTCGTAGAATGAAACACTATGTTCCTGGTGCAAATATCTATGCAGATATTATATCTCCTGATAGAGTAAATATCTATGTTGATGAAAAGTATATCCCAAAAATCATTGGTAAAAATGGTAAACGTATTGCAGATATTGAAAGAGATATTGGTATAAGTATTGGTATGGAATCTCTTGAAGATTTAATTAAAGAAGAACCATTCCAAGTTGAGTATTCAATTACTAAAAAACATATTATTTTCCATTTTGGTAAAGAAAATGTTGGTAGATCTTTTGATATTCTTGTAAATGGTAAATATTTATTTACAGGTACTGTAAGTAAACATGGTGAAATTAAAATTAGAAAAACTCTTGATTTAGGTGAAACTATACTTGATGCTATTGACTTTGGATTTCCTATAACTGCAGTTTATAAAGATTTTTAA
- a CDS encoding sugar phosphate isomerase/epimerase family protein, whose protein sequence is MKIGASTLAVFKYGLYNCLGFYEDNNIEYVELLHDYPLRDMDTEILNSFNLKYTIHSPIIDMNICSLNPSIREASINEIKHSLDLANSLDVNIVVVHPGHIPFLGQGLEDKIDKLNIDAISEIGKYADDLGVNAVIENMPLIQGFTYTNLEDITNLLYDLGMSMCLDIGHANTAGYTANEMYSPLIKHIHVHDNLGDDDSHMSIGDGNVDFKTLLDTFEKNKYDGIYMVEVNKVDSIKRSVKKLREYEKTANI, encoded by the coding sequence ATGAAAATAGGTGCTTCAACTCTTGCTGTATTTAAATATGGTTTATACAATTGTTTAGGATTTTATGAAGATAATAATATTGAATATGTTGAATTATTACATGATTATCCATTAAGAGATATGGATACTGAGATTTTAAATTCTTTTAATCTTAAATATACTATTCATTCTCCAATAATTGATATGAATATCTGTTCTTTAAATCCTTCTATTAGAGAAGCTTCTATTAATGAAATTAAACATTCTCTTGATTTAGCAAATAGTTTAGATGTTAATATTGTAGTTGTACATCCGGGTCATATACCTTTTTTAGGTCAAGGTCTTGAAGATAAAATTGATAAATTAAATATTGATGCAATTTCTGAGATTGGGAAGTATGCTGATGATTTAGGTGTTAATGCAGTAATTGAGAATATGCCATTAATTCAAGGTTTTACATATACAAATCTTGAAGATATTACTAATCTTTTATATGATTTAGGTATGTCAATGTGTCTTGATATTGGTCATGCAAATACTGCAGGATATACTGCTAATGAAATGTATTCTCCTCTTATTAAACACATACATGTCCATGATAATTTAGGAGATGATGATTCTCACATGTCAATTGGTGATGGTAATGTTGATTTTAAAACATTACTTGATACTTTTGAGAAAAATAAATATGATGGAATATACATGGTAGAAGTAAATAAAGTAGATTCTATTAAAAGAAGTGTTAAAAAATTAAGAGAATATGAAAAAACAGCTAATATTTAG